ATGGATCATCTGCGCAAGGACCCCTCAAGCGGTTATAAGATAGCTCTGGTCTTTGACGGCTTTCCGGACGAGGCTTCCGATAACATCATACAACTGACGAATGACCCGCGCGAAGACGTTAAGCGTTGGGCGCTTGTCCTTCTGTCGAAGTTTCCTGTGGGAGGATACGTCAAGAAGCTCGAAACCCTTACTCATGAAGCCGCGCCGGAAGTAAGGGCGGCCGCGTGCGATTGCCTTGGTAAAGCCCTCCGAAGAGAGGCAAAACCGGCGATATTAAGATGCCTTAAGGACGACAGCTGGCTGGTCAAGAGGCATGCGATAATGGCGCTTGAGAAGCTTATGGGCGATGACGCGCTTCCCGAAATAACAGGTTTTGTCGATGATGCTTCGTGGTCGGTCAGCGGCGCTGTGGCGGAAGTTATGGCATCCCACATAGAAGCCGCGCTTCCTTACCTCGCAAAATTTCTGGTAAGCGACAATGTAGTCGCGAAGAGGTTCGCGGCATTAGCATTAGAGGATTCCGGATACCTGACGAAGTTATTGAAGGACGTCATAAGCGGCAAGGCGAATGCCAAAGCCTCGGGCGTCTTAGAAGGAATTGTGAGGTCGGGTTTCCATTCCGGCCTTGAGGCGGCGATCGCCCCGCTTGAAGGGCCGGAGCGGGCCAAAGCCATCAAAGTCCTTTCGGGGATAGACGGCAAGACCGCCCAAAATTTACATAAGGCGCCTTAATATGCTCACACCTAAAATAGTATATGCGGTATTTGTCGCCTGCCTGGGGTACTTCCTGTTCCTGACTATATATTATGCGTTCCTTGCCCTTATAGGGTCTTATGAGGGCAGGAAGAGATCTTTGCAGGGCGAAGAAGAAGATTATTCGCTCGTCTATTTTTCGAATTTCAATATCCCGGTGAGTTTTATAGTCCCCGCCCGTAACGAAGAAGAGTGGATAGCCGAATCGATAAAGTCGCTCTTGAACCTCAATTATCCGAAATTTGAGATAATAGTTGTGAACGACGGGTCTACGGATAAGACGATGGATATCCTGGATTCTTTACTGAAGCTAAGGCCCAGCGACATAATGTATATAAAACATTACAAAGACGGCATGCTGCGCAGGATATTGAAGAGCGAACTGCATCCGAACATCACCGTTATAGACAAAGAGGCAGGGACCAAAAAAGCCGGCGCCGCGAATGCCGGGCTTAACATAGCGAAATATAATCATGTATGCGTTGTAGATGCCGATACAATCTTTGAGCCCGACGCGATTTTAAGAATCATGGCGCATGTCGCTAAGGATCCCGATAAGATAATCGGGATAGGGAGTTACTTCGGGCTATTAAACGGCTTCAAGATAAAAGAAGGCAGGATAATGGAGCATAGCCCAACATACAATCCGATAGTGGCTTCTCAGAATGTCGAATACATACGTTCCTTTATGGGCAACAGGCTGGCCTGGAGCAGGTTTAACGCTATGCCCAATGTCGCCGGCGGCTTCGGGGTATGGCGCAAAGACGTTCTATATGAGCTCGGCGGATATTCGGTCGACTTTACATGCGAGGACATTGAGTTTACGTTCCGCGCGCATGACTACGTCGTCAAGCATAAGGATAAGGGATACAGGATACTCATGATGCCGTATTGCGTCGGGTGGACGGAAGGGCCCGCAAATGTGACGTCTCTCATTTCCCAGCGCGAGCGATGGCAGAGGGTGACCGACGAAACGGTCTGGAGATATAAATACATGATGTTCAATCCGAGATTCGGAGGCTTTGGGTTCCTCGTATTTCCTTATTTTGTTCTGTATGAAGTCTTAGGCGTCTTCGTTGAAGTGGTAAGTGTGGCGTTCGTGGCCGCGGGCTGGGCGGCAGGCGTTCTGCAGTGGAATGTTTTTCTGGCGTTCTTCTCGTTCATGCTCCTTTCTCAGGCGTTCACCTCGCTGTTAGCTATCCTGACTTTCACGGAAGAGCAGAGGCTCTTCCGGTTAAGGTATATTATGTATCTTGTAATTCTGACGTTTACTGAATTTTTCTGGTACAGATGGATAATATCTATAGCGAAATTGGTCGGAACTTTTCGGTTCCTGTTCAGGATAAAATCATTTGACCGGTATGTGCGGTCGAAACATGTTTAAGGGGGTATAGGTTGGCCAGGATCTATCTCATATTTTTCCTTTCAGGCATAAGCGGACTTATATATGAAGTTGTTTGGCTGAGGATGCTTACCAGGGTGCTGGGCTGCACTGTATACGCGACCTCGATAATCCTCGCGGCTTTTATGGCGGGCCTTGCCATAGGAAGCTACCTGATCGGCAAGTACGGCGGCAAGGTGAAGGACCAGATGCGCCTTTACGCTACGCTGGAAGCCGGCATAGGTATCTCGGCGATGGCCCTGACATTTTTGCTTAATCTGCTCGTACCCGTTTACAAGGCCGTCTATTCGATGGCGGGCGGCCAAAGGCTTGGGCTGACTATCTTCCAATCAATAACGATGTTCCTGATATTCCTTATACCGACCATCTTGATGGGAGGGACGCTTCCCATAATCAGTTCTTATACGAGAAGATGCGAGAAGGCCCTGGCCAAAAGGCTGGGATATCTGTACGGGTTGAATACGTTCGGCGCGGTCGCCGGCGTATTGGCCGCCGGTTTTTACCTGATAGGTTCTTCGGGAGAGACACGGACATTGTTGATAGGCGCCTTAATAAACCTGGCCGTCGCTTTAACGGCTTTCGCGATAGCCCGGAACGACGATCTATCCGGAGGCGCGGCGCGATGCGCGCAGGAAGGGGCGTCTCCGGCGTCTTCATCTCCGTCCCTGCCTGATCATAGCGTCGGCGTAAGAAAATTAGTCCTCGCGGCATATTGCCTCAACGGTTTTATCATGATGGCTTATGAGGTCATCTGGACGCGTATCTTCCAGATCCAGGTGGGGACTTCCATATACGCGTTCAGTCTTATGCTTGCTTTCTATCTCCTGGGAATAGCCCTGGGCAGCGTCGCCGGAGGCAGGTTTGCGAACAGGATAAATAACCCGTTGGCCGTATTCGGCATATCCCAATTATTTATTTCAACATACGCCGTATCGGGATTATATATATTTACGGTTTTTAGCGCGTCGTTCTCATGGTCTGAGATCATCCCGGCGAATGTGCTGCTGATGCCTCAACTGATCATAGTGCCCATTACTTTTATATCCGGTTTTATCTTCCCGGTGATATCCCGCATCTATATTAAGGATGAAGCGGGCGTCAGCAGGGTGGTGGGCCTGCTCTATTCCATGAACACTCTGGGATGCATATTAGGTTCTCTGATATGCGGTTTCGCGCTCGTAGGGTCGCTAGGAACGCGAAATACGATACTGCTCTTATCGGCTCTCGGCGCCTTTGCCGGAGTGACGGTCTATTTTAAAGCGTCATCCGGGATCAGGGGGCTGAAAATGAAGATTGCCATTGCAGGGTTATTGTCCGGAGCGCTCATTCTGGGCGCCATGTCGCCGGATCCGTTCATGACGGCAGTGCATGAACGGATGAAAATCTTCCTGCGGGGGCCTTCCGATGAAGCTACGCTCCTCTATCACAAAGAGGCCGCGCGCGCGACCACGACGGTCTTCAGTTATAAGCACGGCCCTTTATCAAAACAATTATTGATAAACGGGGTCGGGATGACAAAATTATGCATAGAGACGAAACTGATGGCTCATCTCCCTATACTGCTTGCCCGTGATCCGGAAGATGTCCTCGTGATATGTTTCGGCATGGGGACGGCGCTCAGGTCGGCCTGGGCGCATAAGACGCTTAAATGCGACGTGGTCGAACTGGTAGAGGAAGAGTATGAATGCTTTAAATATTTTCACGCCGACGGTCCGCGGATCCTGGCGGATCCCAGGGTCCGTCATTTTACCGATGATGGGCGCAACTTCCTGCTCATGCGGGACAAGAAATACGATGTCATTACGCTGGACCCGTCGCCGCCGCTTTACAGCGCAGGGAGCGTAAATCTTTACAGCAAAGAATTTTTCGAACTTTGCAGAAGCCGCCTCAAGGAAGAAGGTATCATGTGCCTCTGGATACCGCCTGACAGCGCCACAGAGGTCAGGATGATCATGAAGACCTTCTACACGGTCTTTCCGAATACTTATGTGTGCGGAGGGCCGTACTACGGCGGATTTTTTATGCTTGGATTTATGAGCGAAAGCCGGCCCGACGTCAGCCGCCTTATCCGCGACGAAAAAGAAAAGGATGTAGTCGATGACCTGAATGAATGGGATACATCGGACAAACCGTCGATGTCCCGTCTCCTGGTGCTGAAACCCCCGGAACTGGCGAAATTTGTCGAAGGCGCGCCGGTCATTACAGACGACCGCCCGTATACGGAATTTTTCTTATGGAGGGCATTATTTGACA
This genomic window from Candidatus Omnitrophota bacterium contains:
- a CDS encoding fused MFS/spermidine synthase, translating into MARIYLIFFLSGISGLIYEVVWLRMLTRVLGCTVYATSIILAAFMAGLAIGSYLIGKYGGKVKDQMRLYATLEAGIGISAMALTFLLNLLVPVYKAVYSMAGGQRLGLTIFQSITMFLIFLIPTILMGGTLPIISSYTRRCEKALAKRLGYLYGLNTFGAVAGVLAAGFYLIGSSGETRTLLIGALINLAVALTAFAIARNDDLSGGAARCAQEGASPASSSPSLPDHSVGVRKLVLAAYCLNGFIMMAYEVIWTRIFQIQVGTSIYAFSLMLAFYLLGIALGSVAGGRFANRINNPLAVFGISQLFISTYAVSGLYIFTVFSASFSWSEIIPANVLLMPQLIIVPITFISGFIFPVISRIYIKDEAGVSRVVGLLYSMNTLGCILGSLICGFALVGSLGTRNTILLLSALGAFAGVTVYFKASSGIRGLKMKIAIAGLLSGALILGAMSPDPFMTAVHERMKIFLRGPSDEATLLYHKEAARATTTVFSYKHGPLSKQLLINGVGMTKLCIETKLMAHLPILLARDPEDVLVICFGMGTALRSAWAHKTLKCDVVELVEEEYECFKYFHADGPRILADPRVRHFTDDGRNFLLMRDKKYDVITLDPSPPLYSAGSVNLYSKEFFELCRSRLKEEGIMCLWIPPDSATEVRMIMKTFYTVFPNTYVCGGPYYGGFFMLGFMSESRPDVSRLIRDEKEKDVVDDLNEWDTSDKPSMSRLLVLKPPELAKFVEGAPVITDDRPYTEFFLWRALFDKFYKYQLNAKSLVDWRDDRLKGPKK
- a CDS encoding HEAT repeat domain-containing protein, translating into MYGYHADIVWMVNAALLIVLIITGVVIFFCVLIKSRIQGARRSRLLGIKKNVYETVMSGKGVSEGAPSSVCPINVTPEQFIDVETNRARYAAFFNEAEIAFLKKCFVSPGQTAKLEKRAKSSWNKWQRVEAILCLGYSQAPSAVDILAKLVSSKDEDISYYSIVALGQIKTVHSAKVLMDHLRKDPSSGYKIALVFDGFPDEASDNIIQLTNDPREDVKRWALVLLSKFPVGGYVKKLETLTHEAAPEVRAAACDCLGKALRREAKPAILRCLKDDSWLVKRHAIMALEKLMGDDALPEITGFVDDASWSVSGAVAEVMASHIEAALPYLAKFLVSDNVVAKRFAALALEDSGYLTKLLKDVISGKANAKASGVLEGIVRSGFHSGLEAAIAPLEGPERAKAIKVLSGIDGKTAQNLHKAP
- a CDS encoding glycosyltransferase, with the protein product MLTPKIVYAVFVACLGYFLFLTIYYAFLALIGSYEGRKRSLQGEEEDYSLVYFSNFNIPVSFIVPARNEEEWIAESIKSLLNLNYPKFEIIVVNDGSTDKTMDILDSLLKLRPSDIMYIKHYKDGMLRRILKSELHPNITVIDKEAGTKKAGAANAGLNIAKYNHVCVVDADTIFEPDAILRIMAHVAKDPDKIIGIGSYFGLLNGFKIKEGRIMEHSPTYNPIVASQNVEYIRSFMGNRLAWSRFNAMPNVAGGFGVWRKDVLYELGGYSVDFTCEDIEFTFRAHDYVVKHKDKGYRILMMPYCVGWTEGPANVTSLISQRERWQRVTDETVWRYKYMMFNPRFGGFGFLVFPYFVLYEVLGVFVEVVSVAFVAAGWAAGVLQWNVFLAFFSFMLLSQAFTSLLAILTFTEEQRLFRLRYIMYLVILTFTEFFWYRWIISIAKLVGTFRFLFRIKSFDRYVRSKHV